One Aegilops tauschii subsp. strangulata cultivar AL8/78 chromosome 7, Aet v6.0, whole genome shotgun sequence genomic window carries:
- the LOC109736519 gene encoding disease resistance protein Pik-2-like has product MEPGCSVENLLKEVHRLAKLKLTAHEQADARSDENGGKLYHVLNGRSFLLILGGITSKTILNSMRASLPVNGCQVMLLLDTENEDIAWHADSINGVGSYGVYMLTRHLFFWRVLRKQAEESNDDKDDEDEDDEDEEQAEKRYYGGLVHEITGGYPMAIVLLAGLLRFKEKPLQWNAVLQQLMYGNNGTHQVQRGAVLQQLRSENNGTQDASECLPNTQITNLSGDTRRAMEVVFWASFEDLHNDLRSCYLYFASYPTNSSHPADQLVRMWIGEGFIKARRGKTMEEVGHDYLKELVLRCLVEVEEMKANGGIQLVRVHKSLMGFLESEARETGFMEMHDIHDVVVPPSVRRLSVQSDNGKRYNITFASKKFPKLRSFICRINIIDDDIRKKEKTSSMMSIRINSSMISSSSSHLGSFG; this is encoded by the coding sequence ATGGAGCCCGGTTGCAGCGTGGAGAATCTCCTTAAGGAGGTGCACCGACTTGCAAAACTGAAGCTCACAGCCCATGAGCAAGCGGATGCCCGTTCTGATGAAAATGGTGGCAAGCTATATCACGTCCTAAATGGACGGAGTTTCCTGTTGATTCTGGGCGGCATAACCTCGAAAACCATCCTGAATAGCATGAGGGCGAGCCTGCCAGTCAATGGCTGCCAGGTGATGCTCCTATTGGACACTGAAAATGAAGACATCGCTTGGCATGCTGATTCCATTAATGGTGTTGGCTCCTACGGTGTATATATGCTGACCCGGCATCTATTCTTTTGGAGGGTGTTGAGAAAACAAGCAGAAGAAAGCAACGACGACAAAGACGATGAAGACGAAGACGACGAAGACGAAGAACAAGCTGAAAAACGATATTACGGAGGACTGGTACACGAAATTACTGGGGGCTATCCTATGGCTATAGTGCTTCTGGCCGGACTCCTCCGATTCAAGGAGAAGCCACTCCAGTGGAATGCGGTCTTGCAGCAGCTCATGTATGGAAATAATGGAACACATCAAGTCCAGCGGGGTGCGGTGTTGCAGCAGCTCAGGTCTGAAAACAATGGAACACAGGACGCCAGTGAATGCTTGCCTAACACACAGATAACTAACCTGAGCGGGGACACAAGAAGGGCGATGGAGGTGGTCTTCTGGGCGAGCTTTGAAGACCTCCACAACGACCTCAGGTCGTGCTACCTCTACTTTGCCTCCTATCCTACCAATTCCTCTCACCCAGCCGACCAGCTCGTGCGGATGTGGATTGGGGAGGGTTTCATCAAGGCGCGCAGAGGCAAgaccatggaggaagtgggacatgACTACCTCAAGGAACTAGTTTTGAGATGCCTTGTTGAGGTGGAAGAGATGAAAGCCAACGGTGGCATCCAGCTCGTCAGAGTTCACAAGAGCCTCATGGGTTTCTTGGAGTCGGAGGCGCGCGAGACTGGCTTCATGGAGATGCATGATATACATGACGTCGTTGTTCCACCATCTGTGCGTCGTCTCTCCGTTCAGAGTGACAATGGCAAAAGATACAACATCACCTTTGCCAGCAAAAAGTTCCCCAAGCTGCGTTCCTTCATTTGCCGCATCAACATCATCGATGATGATATtcgcaaaaaagaaaaaacatcATCGATGATGTCGATCAGAATAAACAGCAGCATGATCTCGAGTTCCTCCTCTCATCTAGGTTCCTTCGGATAA